A window from Mixophyes fleayi isolate aMixFle1 chromosome 12, aMixFle1.hap1, whole genome shotgun sequence encodes these proteins:
- the NHLH1 gene encoding helix-loop-helix protein 1: MMLNSEQTDIPAHSETESVFSDCGGGGGLNDAGGISLCGENRICDASDAVKRELQHLSREERRRRRRATAKYRTAHATRERIRVEAFNLAFAELRKLLPTLPPDKKLSKIEILRLAICYISYLNHVLDV; encoded by the coding sequence atgaTGTTAAACTCCGAACAGACGGACATCCCTGCTCACTCAGAGACTGAATCAGTGTTCAGTGACTGCGGAGGTGGGGGAGGACTCAATGACGCTGGCGGCATCAGCTTATGTGGGGAAAATCGAATTTGTGATGCAAGTGATGCGGTGAAACGAGAGCTTCAGCACTTAAGTCGAGAGGAGAGACGTAGGCGGAGGAGGGCGACTGCCAAATATCGCACGGCGCATGCTACTCGAGAGCGCATACGGGTGGAAGCCTTCAACTTGGCCTTTGCGGAGTTGCGTAAGCTCCTCCCCACTCTGCCCCCCGACAAGAAACTGTCCAAGATCGAGATTCTTCGACTAGCTATCTGCTACATCTCCTATCTCAACCACGTTCTAGATGTGTGA